The Rhizobium sp. CCGE531 genomic sequence CGGGATTGACGGGGAAGGTCACGATCTCGTCGGCGAGTGCCACCTCCTCATTCGTCAGGCCCCAACGCTCGCGCCCAAAGAGGATGCCGGTACCCTCGCCGGCCTTGAACCGCGCACGAAGCGTCTCTGCCGCAACGACAGGCGAACGCACCGGCTTGTAGCCGTCCCGTTCCCGAGCTGTCGTCGCATAGATGAAATTGAGATCAGCAATTGCCTGCTCCAGCGTCTCGTAGACCTTGGTCGCCTCGATGATGTGATCCGCCTTCGAGGCGGTGGCCTGCGCCCTCTCGTTCGGCCAGCCATCGCGCGGATTGACGAGACGCAGCTCGACAAGCCCGAAATTCGCCATCGCGCGCGCCACCATGCCGATATTCTCGCCCATCTGCGGCTCGACCAGAATGATGGCCGGCCCTTCGGCCAGAAGTGTACGCTCGCTGTTCGTGCCTGCCATGATGTCTTGCTCTCCGCGCGCGAACCTTCTCGCGCAAATCATGGGTCGCAATAACGAGACACCAGCCGATCGGCAAGGTTTTTGCGCATCACTGGCTCAGCGAACCGCACCCGGCTATTGCGGATTGGCCGGCTTCTGCTGGTCCGTGGACTGTTGTTGCGGATCGGACGGCTGTTGCTGCTGTTGCTTGACGAGATCCTGCATCACGCTCTTGAGCGAGCTCGGATTGCCATTGTCGTCGTTGGTGACAATATCGTCCACGACGGGCCTGCCGCCCTCCTCGACGACCTCGAAGCGCACGGTCGTCACCTTCTGGTAGTCGGCATCGGACCCCATGCAGGTGGATTTCTTGAAGGTCGCCAGCACTTCGGTCGCATTGTTCTTGGGCGGCTGGGCGGCGATCTTCATGTCCTCCAACGGACAGGCATCCTGCGCATTGACGATGACGTCATAGTCGAAAGGCGAAATGCCATCCTCGTCGGCGGCGGGAAACTGCGCGGCCGCCTTATATTTCACTGCAAAATCCTTGCTGTAGAGATCCTTGAGCTTGTCGTCGTCGAAGATATCCTGCCAGTCGCTGTCGCCGCCCGCCCAGTTCGAAACGGTCGCGTCCATGATGGCCTTGACCGGCGTCGTGGCATCGGCGGCGAGCGCCATATGCGCGCCCAGGGAGAACTGAAAGAGGGTGAAGGCAAGCGCGGATGCGGCAAATTTCTGCATGACATGATTCCGTAATAACAGGCAAAACATGCGCGACATTAGTCCCATCGACCGCTTTGGCAATGGCCGGATCGCAAAAAGCCGGTGGTGTCACGAATGATCAAAAACGCCATGCCTGAGGCTCTATCGGCTTTGCGTTCCGCACTTGCGGTGCTATAGCCCTCGGGACTTCACATTACCCACAGGACCATCCGGTCCCATCAGCTTAAACGAGG encodes the following:
- a CDS encoding RNA methyltransferase codes for the protein MAGTNSERTLLAEGPAIILVEPQMGENIGMVARAMANFGLVELRLVNPRDGWPNERAQATASKADHIIEATKVYETLEQAIADLNFIYATTARERDGYKPVRSPVVAAETLRARFKAGEGTGILFGRERWGLTNEEVALADEIVTFPVNPAFASLNIAQAVLLMSYEWMKSGMEDLGAVPFQAIEQRPSTKDQLFGLFDQLEEALDARNYFHPAAKKRTMVDNLRAVLSRRAFTEQEISVLRGVISSLDRFTRKSPRGSGSHPRSSSPSKKATNDDSSGE